In Fusarium oxysporum Fo47 chromosome XI, complete sequence, the following are encoded in one genomic region:
- a CDS encoding cytochrome P450, whose amino-acid sequence MELASLIVYTGVITLVYICVTKLLAKASRNVQLPPGPRGLPLVGNVLDLPRAGQFEAHHWAKHKDLYGTTSSVTVFGQTLVIINDAKLAQTILNDRSAKHSSRSKMTFAGEMVGWDKTLSFLPYNDQLRSHRKKVHLCLKSEASIKSNDAIQEIEVGHFLLHLLRNPDRLVDHIQKQAGSVIVKVVYGYTAEQFKPDPLLITVRKVVDEFGIAAKPGAFMVDLIPILKYVPEWFPGAVFKSTAKQWRSNLESSVEDPAAFVEYQMANGKYNTSFLSQLLQKSLTDEEYSENKWLAASLYAAGGMTQLTFDKTVSAITTFFLAMTLFPEAQKKAQYEIDEVIGRDRLPTLSDRQSLPYVNALVKEVLRWHPVGPMCLPHTTSQDDVIDGYLIPKGAMILPNIWQICHDSALYHDPMAFRPERFLGSEPETDPGRFVFGFGRRVCPAQAMSEKTLFLNMAQTLAVFDIGVKEGAEMPKAEFTSGVVSHPKPFETEIKPRSSQTRKLIESIERMHPWQQSDAETLASL is encoded by the exons ATGGAACTTGCGTCGTTAATTGTCTATACCGGTGTCATAACACTTGTGTATATCTGTGTCACCAAACTCCTTGCCAAAGCATCGCGTAATGTGCAGCTACCTCCTGGGCCCCGAGGTCTTCCTCTTGTCGGTAATGTACTAGATCTCCCACGAGCTGGACAATTCGAGGCGCATCACTGGGCCAAACATAAAGACCTATACG GGACAACCAGTTCCGTTACTGTCTTTGGTCAAaccctcgtcatcatcaacgacgcGAAGTTGGCTCAGACCATCCTCAACGATCGCTCAGCCAAACATTCTAGCAGATCAAAGATGACTTTCGCTGGTGAAAT GGTTGGCTGGGACAAGACCTTGAGCTTTCTGCCATATAACGACCAGCTTCGCAGTCACCGCAAGAAGGTTCACCTTTGCCTAAAGTCCGAAGCTAGCATCAAATCGAACGATGCTATACAAGAGATTGAAGTTGGGCATTTTCTGTTACATTTACTGAGAAACCCTGACCGTTTGGTCGATCATATTCAGAA GCAAGCTGGTTCTGTGATCGTGAAAGTCGTCTATGGATACACCGCTGAGCAGTTCAAACCTGATCCTCTACTTATTACGGTACGAAAGGTCGTCGATGAGTTTGGCATCGCGGCCAAACCTGGGGCCTTTATGGTTGACCTCATCCCAATTT TGAAATATGTCCCCGAGTGGTTCCCTGGAGCTGTTTTCAAATCTACAGCGAAGCAGTGGAGGTCTAACCTCGAGAGCTCGGTTGAGGACCCAGCTGCTTTCGTGGAGTATCAAATGGCCAATGGCAAGTATAATACATCGTTCCTGTCTCAGCTACTGCAGAAAAGCTTGACGGATGAGGAATACTCTGAGAACAAATGGCTAGCGGCATCTCTCTACGCTGCAG GCGGTATGACGCAGCTGACCTTTGACAAGACCGTATCTGCCATCACGACGTTCTTTCTCGCTATGACCCTTTTTCCCGAGGCTCAGAAGAAAGCCCAGTATGAGATTGACGAGGTCATCGGGAGAGACCGCTTACCCACGCTATCGGATCGACAAAGCTTGCCATACGTCAATGCGCTTGTGAAGGAAGTCCTCCGGTGGCATCCTGTCGGACCAATGTGTCTTCCCCATACAACCTCTCAAGACGATGTTATCGACGGGTATCTTATCCCAAAGGGCGCAATGATACTTCCGAATATCTG GCAAATTTGTCATGACTCCGCACTCTACCACGATCCAATGGCTTTCAGACCAGAGCGCTTTCTTGGTTCGGAGCCTGAGACAGACCCGGGTCGTTTTGTCTTTGGCTTTGGTCGAAGAGTCTGCCCAGCGCAAGCCATGTCTGAGAAGACGCTGTTTCTCAATATGGCGCAGACACTTGCCGTGTTTGACATCGGAGTGAAAGAGGGAGCTGAGATGCCCAAGGCTGAGTTCACGTCTGGAGTTGTCAGTCATCCGAAGCCCTTCGAAACTGAGATCAAGCCCCGATCTTCCCAAACTCGTAAGTTGATTGAGTCAATTGAGCGCATGCATCCATGGCAGCAGAGCGATGCAGAGACTCTTGCAAGTCTGTAG
- a CDS encoding alkaline-phosphatase-like protein, translated as MVWFRKLSSLIYSKLANRRFAFALTTLAVCAAKGVHLHNHRSSVAPKRMLLFFFSFFTQDILLLLLIRLLLSHWVPSFPGKLRTLITALAFLLITYNVSLCIVSVSFYIVAGSEIHWRNIGFIADPSARAIIFSGFTAFLGVLCLCACFSGVLQTACYGLFGWGGDIVNWPINFLARKLCCCCFGRRNAYDQLSQRDNVQWIDSESGSSPNEYSEDEYKDRSRSSSKTPRHSARALKGDSPARGSRCTRFLRILPYPIVSILLTTLFTLTFLRPKDPSLIFLSWTSGLLPFVDFASTSPFLDDLPSVFGKGMQRSWDERTALAQPPSLSWLPKNALPRGFEDWYDEKTHYNAESDPLKISNLDEPLRESLRGKLKDINIRHVVMFFLESTRNDVFPIKKDGLIWNRFADTFPDKKLPQEVQDKLASLTPTANFITGDYDDGFEHAEKPKRGGIHFTNAHTAGTYTLKSMTGTVCGIAPLVGDFNLEHSHHIYQPCLPHVFKAMNQAEALSEETKSKRDRHSGTKLKWNDNMNKENKWNSYFFQAATLDYDNQYNLMSAMGFPMKNTIGREYLRSDSAKHGPVTLPNINEFAFEEDPLEDYITDIFEDAAKAKSRVFLTHLTSTSHHRFHMPKTEKYTPLAKGLDMMSRYVNTIGYDDRWIRKVLDVLDKQGIANETLVIFQGDHGTSLPENDYASPYYNPNIGVDHVPLILSHPQLPPFNVDDAVHSTQVLPTILDILLETGSLSPSSRDAASSLITNYEGQSLLRPLRTQTSDNSTGQWQFTVTNPGRAMLTVRDARFPNRHLVVPVIENVDWRLSDLEKDPHEHDSVQALDFTEFVKSVEERFGRDVAEWAEEGAFVTRWFVKENSRRWRFDHQG; from the coding sequence ATGGTCTGGTTCAGGAAGTTGAGTTCGCTCATCTATTCCAAACTCGCCAACAGACGGTTCGCATTCGCTCTCACGACACTAGCTGTATGCGCCGCAAAGGGAGTCCATCTTCACAACCACCGATCCAGCGTCGCCCCCAAGCGcatgcttctcttcttcttctccttcttcaccCAAGacattctcctcctcctcctcatccgcctccttctcagccACTGGGTCCCCAGCTTTCCCGGCAAGCTACGAACACTCATCACAGCGCTTGCATTCTTgttaataacttataatgTCTCCCTCTGCATTGTTTCCGTTTCTTTCTACATCGTCGCTGGGTCTGAGATCCACTGGCGCAACATTGGGTTTATAGCTGACCCGTCGGCGCGAGCGATCATCTTTTCGGGGTTTACTGCATTCTTGGGCGTTTTGTGTCTTTGTGCTTGTTTTAGTGGCGTTCTTCAAACGGCGTGCTATGGGCTTTTTGGGTGGGGAGGCGATATTGTTAATTGGCCGATTAACTTTCTTGCGCGGAAActttgttgctgttgttttGGGAGGAGGAACGCTTATGATCAGTTATCGCAGAGGGATAACGTGCAGTGGATTGACAGTGAGAGCGGATCGAGCCCCAATGAGTACTCTGAGGATGAGTACAAGGATAGGTCCAGATCGTCATCAAAGACACCGCGACATTCGGCCCGAGCACTCAAAGGCGATTCACCAGCCCGAGGATCCAGATGCACCCGATTTCTACGCATATTACCGTATCCCATCGTCAGCATCCTTCTCACGACGCTTTTCACACTCACATTTCTACGACCCAAGGATCCGTCTCTAATTTTCCTCTCATGGACCAGCGGCCTTTTACCTTTTGTCGACTTtgcttcaacatcgccattcCTCGACGATCTCCCCTCTGTTTTTGGTAAAGGCATGCAACGAAGCTGGGATGAGCGCACTGCCCTTGCTCAACCTCCGTCTTTGAGCTGGCTCCCGAAAAACGCACTACCAAGAGGCTTTGAGGACTGGTATGACGAGAAAACCCACTACAACGCCGAATCCGACCCATTAAAGATTTCGAATCTGGATGAACCTCTACGTGAATCCCTTCGCGGCAAGTTGAAAGACATCAACATTCGTCACGTGGTTATGTTTTTTCTCGAAAGCACGAGAAATGATGTTTTTCCTATTAAGAAGGACGGATTGATCTGGAATCGATTCGCCGATACATTTCCTGACAAGAAGCTCCCACAAGAAGTGCAAGACAAGCTGGCCAGTTTGACACCGACCGCGAATTTTATTACTGGAGATTACGACGATGGATTTGAGCATGCTGAAAAGCCAAAACGTGGTGGAATTCACTTTACGAATGCGCACACTGCCGGAACATATACTCTCAAGAGCATGACCGGCACAGTCTGCGGTATCGCTCCTCTCGTCGGCGACTTCAACCTCGAGCACAGTCATCACATTTATCAGCCCTGCCTACCTCATGTTTTCAAGGCCATGAACCAAGCAGAGGCATTGAGCGAAGAAACCAAGTCCAAGCGCGATAGACATTCAGGCACGAAATTGAAGTGGAACGACAACATgaacaaggagaacaagTGGAACTCTTACTTTTTCCAAGCTGCGACGCTCGATTACGACAATCAGTACAATTTAATGTCTGCGATGGGATTTCCGATGAAGAACACGATTGGGAGGGAGTATCTTCGGAGTGATAGTGCGAAGCATGGTCCTGTTACACTACCGAACATCAACGAGTTCGCATTCGAGGAGGATCCGTTGGAGGATTACATCACCGACATTTTCGAAGACGCggccaaggccaagagtCGCGTGTTTTTGACTCATTTGACGAGTACGAGCCATCATAGATTTCACATGCCCAAGACAGAAAAGTATACGCCTTTGGCAAAGGGTCTAGACATGATGTCTCGCTACGTCAACACAATCGGCTACGACGATCGCTGGATCCGAAAAGTCCTCGACGTTCTCGATAAGCAGGGCATTGCGAACGAGACATTGGTTATTTTCCAGGGCGATCACGGTACTTCGCTTCCAGAAAATGACTACGCTTCACCGTATTACAACCCCAACATCGGCGTCGATCACGTCCCCTTGATTCTATCGCATCCTCAATTACCGCCCTTCAACGTAGACGACGCAGTCCACTCGACACAAGTACTCCCCACCATTCTCGACATCCTTCTCGAAACCGGTTCTCTCAGCCCCAGTAGCCGCGACGCAGCATCAtccctcatcaccaactacGAAGGCCAATCGCTCCTCCGACCTTTACGCACACAGACCAGCGACAACAGCACCGGCCAGTGGCAATTCACCGTCACGAACCCCGGACGAGCAATGCTTACAGTTCGCGACGCGAGGTTTCCCAACAGACATCTCGTAGTGCCGGTGATAGAGAACGTGGATTGGAGATTATCGGATCTGGAGAAGGATCCGCACGAGCATGATTCAGTGCAGGCGTTGGATTTCACGGAGTTTGTTAAGAGTGTGGAGGAGAGGTTTGGGAGGGACGTTGCGGAGTGGGCGGAGGAGGGGGCGTTTGTTACGAGGTGGTTTGTTAAGGAGAATAGCAGGCGTTGGCGTTTTGATCACCAGGGGTGA
- a CDS encoding G protein-coupled glucose receptor regulating Gpa2-domain-containing protein: protein MESPMHIYHREALAAPADRSEMVLQSIVILVVSVLSILGAGWIIVFKSLRSFRHQLILGLAASDFLMALNFLSSTAMNINGKEIGAPEHQTFCSFNGFMTQVFVIQTDYWVLTIAMCTYVILAGYKSLSSWVQDQRIFLSCLPWVLSLLWAGIGLKLAGYGDIGAWCWFTSDEVRLLANFVPRWVIIITILSMYARLYFILRKSHKSFISLGNSNSTSEPSRERTITRSNHDVWRYHESDAAGRRRLQRIARLMIMYPVVYMLVWTLPTAIRIYQTIKHTPAPFALQTIDKACIVSQGLVDAIIYGVNESSLSRWRELIFPSSDKDVTETVSARNIDTRVSTRVHSNAAVASSASSSKVIITTSIEQETSSIDKDDGVELTEMRPVFRQNSEHSEVHDVISTPIFTDQVGKYLKQHAPKKKAPQYGLLACDISNGSALNESSRLFYNVAAPSSVFICGSQGSGKSHTLATLLENCLVRSVANALTRPLAGLVFHYDSFVSDSGGIPCEAACLSSNKKNIYACLPNVTVQELRFSQDDLNTKRMLNLMVASPGQGEKMPLYLHTVTRILRELRIKQQQRGGGFNYQEFKNAMKAANLTKQQSAPLHQRLETLESFMVKQDAPAEGPKSKKGEGKAAPKNQGKVDWTHVSGQLTIVDLSCPCVTAEQACSLFDICLSLFLEQKTDLGRVVALDESHKYMNNTNESSVFTESLLSAIRLQRHNGTRIIISTQEPTVSPNLLDLCSITIVHRFTSPVWLQVLRRHLAGASNNDESGAKGLETPNESEQGSKQYWTIPASEIFSNIVQLRTGEAFVFAPSAIVDAIPKTHAGASVAQKGGDWQPVFLGDGIIKAITPHNELIGLGIPLLRRNSQSDCCGQHNVRDHGGESHDASFGLCITAGLTTTDSLLYDTGLSPYFNPQPRHVIRTRT from the exons ATGGAGTCGCCAATGCATATCTATCATCGTGAGGCCCTGGCCGCTCCCGCTGATCGATCAGAGATGGTCCTGCAAAGTATTGTTATCCTGGTCGTGTCAGTTCTTTCCATTCTTGGAGCTGGATGGATTATC GTCTTCAAAAGTCTCCGATCATTCCGCCATCAACTCATTCT TGGGCTCGCAGCTAGCGACTTTCTGATGGCTCTCAACTTTCTCTCATCGACTGCCATGAACATCAACGGCAAGGAGATCGGTGCTCCAGAGCATCAAACATTCTGCAGTTTCAATGGTTTCATGACCCAAGTATTTGTCATACAGACAGATTACTGGGTCTTAACTATTGCAATGTGCACCTACGTCATTTTGGCAGGTTACAAATCCTTATCATCCTGGGTCCAAGATCAACGCATCTTCCTTTCGTGTCTTCCCTGGGTACTTAGCCTTCTTTGGGCTGGAATTGGACTGAAACTGGCGGGATATGGTGATATTGGAGCTT GGTGCTGGTTCACTTCCGATGAAGTCCGCCTCCTTGCCAACTTTGTTCCGCGATgggtcatcatcatcaccatcctctcCATGTACGCTCGTCTGTACTTCATTCTCCGAAAATCGCATAAGAGTTTCATCTCACTTGGAAACTCAAACTCGACATCAGAACCCTCTAGAGAACGGACTATTACGCGGTCGAATCATGATGTCTGGCGCTATCACGAGTCAGATGCCGCTGGTCGTCGAAGACTGCAAAGG ATTGCACGATTAATGATTATGTATCCCGTTGTGTATATGCTGGTCTGGACACTGCCTACGGCCATTCGGATATATCAAACCATCAAGCATACTCCAGCTCCATTTGCATTGCAGACGATCGACAAG GCCTGCATTGTGTCACAAGGTCTCGTCGACGCCATAATCTATGGTGTCAATGAATCTTCTCTGAGTCGATGGCGCGAGCTCATATTCCCGTCCAGCGATAAGGATGTCACAGAGACTGTTTCAGCCAGAAACATCGATACCAGAGTATCTACGCGGGTGCACTCAAATGCAGCCGTTGCCTCTTCTGCGTCTAGTAGCAAAGTCATAATCACAACGTCGATTGAGCAGGAGACAAGCAGTATCGATAAAGATGATGGGGTGGAGCTCACAGAAATGAGGCCGGTTTTTAGGCAAAACTCAG AACATTCCGAGGTCCACGACGTCATCTCAACGCCAATATTCACAGACCAAGTCGGCAAATACCTCAAACAACACGCACCCAAAAAGAAAGCACCCCAATATGGACTGCTGGCCTGCGACATCTCTAATGGTTCAGCGCTAAACGAGTCTTCTAGGTTGTTCTACAACGTCGCGGCTCCTTCTAGCGTCTTTATTTGTGGGAGTCAAGGCTCTGGAAAGAGCCATACATTGGCAACGCTACTGGAGAATTGTCTCGTGAGATCCGTTGCGAATGCCTTGACTCGACCGCTGGCAGGGCTGGTCTTTCATTATGATTCCTTCGTATCGGATTCAGGCGGTATCCCATGCGAAGCAGCGTGTCTGTCCTCTAATAAGAAA AATATCTACGCCTGTCTCCCCAACGTCACGGTTCAAGAGCTTCGCTTCAGTCAAGATGACCTAAACACAAAACGCATGTTGAACCTGATGGTAGCAAGCCCGGGCCAAGGCGAAAAAATGCCACTGTACCTTCACACCGTTACGCGCATTTTGCGAGAACTGAGAATCAAGCAGCAACAGCGAGGAGGGGGCTTCAACTACCAAGAGTTTAAGAATGCCATGAAAGCTGCGAATCTCACTAAACAGCAATCTGCTCCTCTTCACCAACGACTGGAAACACTGGAGAGCTTTATGGTGAAGCAGGACGCTCCTGCGGAAGGACCAAAAAGTAAGAAAGGGGAGGGAAAAGCAGCGCCGAAGAACCAAGGCAAAGTTGACTGGACACATGTT AGTGGCCAGCTGACCATTGTCGACCTATCCTGCCCATGCGTAACCGCAGAACAAGCATGCTCTTTATTCGATATATGTCTCAGTCTCTTCCTCGAGCAGAAAACAGACTTGGGACGAGTAGTGGCACTGGATGAGTCACACAAGTACATGAACAATACCAACGAAAGCAGCGTTTTCACAGAGTCCCTATTGTCTGCAATCCGCCTCCAACGCCACAACGGTACGAGAATCATTATATCTACACAGGAGCCTACAGTATCTCCGAACCTATTGGATCTCTGCTCCATCACAATTGTTCATCGTTTCACATCGCCGGTCTGGCTTCAAGTTCTCCGGCGCCACCTTGCGGGGGCTTCTAATAATGACGAGTCAGGCGCCAAAGGGCTGGAAACACCAAATGAAAGCGAGCAGGGTTCTAAACAATATTGGACCATTCCAGCATCTGAGATTTTCTCCAACATTGTGCAACTCCGCACTGGTGAGGCATTTGTATTTGCTCCAAGCGCTATAGTCGACGCTATACCCAAGACTCACGCAGGGGCTTCTGTTGCACAGAAGGGCGGCGATTGGCAACCGGTTTTTCTTGGTGATGGAATCATCAAAGCGATA ACCCCTCACAATGAGCTCATCGGCCTCGGCATTCCACTTCTCCGACGGAACAGCCAGAGCGACTGTTGCGGACAACATAATGTACGTGATCACGGTGGTGAATCTCATGATGCCTCCTTTGGGTTA TGTATAACAGCTGGACTTACAACTACCGATTCGCTGCTTTACGATACAGGCCTATCCCCATATTTCAACCCGCAGCCGCGTCATGTTATACGAACTAGAACTTAA